Proteins encoded by one window of Marixanthomonas sp. SCSIO 43207:
- a CDS encoding low molecular weight protein-tyrosine-phosphatase: protein MKTKVLMVCLGNICRSPLAEGLLKSKVDTSQIYVTSAGTGSWHVGEQPDPRSIAVAKKNGLDITDQRGRQFKAGDFNEFDHIFVMDNSNKANVLKLAKTDADTEKVQLILDEIFPGENVDVPDPYYGGDSGFDNVYDMLNEACEKIANRI, encoded by the coding sequence ATGAAAACAAAAGTATTAATGGTTTGCCTAGGCAATATTTGTAGATCGCCATTAGCAGAAGGCTTATTAAAATCAAAAGTTGACACCTCTCAAATCTATGTAACCTCAGCCGGTACAGGAAGTTGGCATGTAGGTGAGCAACCCGATCCTAGAAGCATTGCTGTTGCAAAAAAAAACGGTTTAGACATTACTGATCAAAGAGGAAGACAGTTTAAAGCAGGAGATTTTAATGAGTTTGATCACATTTTTGTGATGGATAACTCAAATAAAGCAAACGTGTTAAAACTTGCAAAAACCGATGCCGATACAGAAAAAGTACAACTCATTCTTGATGAGATTTTTCCGGGTGAAAATGTAGATGTACCCGATCCTTATTATGGTGGTGATAGCGGGTTTGACAACGTGTATGATATGCTCAACGAAGCCTGTGAAAAAATAGCCAACCGTATTTAA
- the dnaA gene encoding chromosomal replication initiator protein DnaA: protein MSKTAKSVWNNCLSFIEDNITSQAYKTWFEPINAVKLTDNSLSIQVPSKFFYEWLEEHYVKLLKVALTKELGKQAKLVYVIKMENTYGNKQPFTEKIPSANRSQMESQEIDVPVKNKSPELKNPFIIPGIRNVKIESQLNPSYNFDNFLEGESNRLARSAGMAVANKPGGTSFNPLLIFGGVGLGKTHLAHAIGVEIKDKYPEKTVLYISAEKFTQQYIESVKKNNRNDFIHFYQIIDVLIVDDIQLLSGKAGTQDVFFHIFNHLHQNGKQVILTSDKAPVDMMDIEQRLLSRFKWGLSAELNHPDYDTRIAIIKNKLYRDGVEMPEDIIEFLANNIKTNIRELEGAIISLIAHSSFNRKDITIDLAKKIVDNYVKHTKREVSIDYIQKIVSEYFQMDVDTLQSKTRKRHIVQARQLAMFFAKKLTKASLASIGSQIGQRDHATVLHACKTVDNLSSTDKQFRKYVEDLNKKLTL, encoded by the coding sequence ATGAGCAAAACTGCAAAATCGGTTTGGAATAATTGTTTGTCATTTATTGAAGATAACATTACTTCACAAGCATATAAAACTTGGTTCGAGCCTATAAATGCAGTAAAGCTTACTGACAACTCATTGAGTATTCAAGTACCTAGTAAGTTTTTTTATGAGTGGCTTGAAGAGCATTACGTAAAATTATTAAAGGTTGCTCTTACTAAAGAATTGGGTAAACAAGCAAAATTGGTGTATGTCATTAAAATGGAAAACACTTACGGCAATAAACAACCGTTTACTGAAAAAATTCCAAGTGCCAACCGCAGCCAGATGGAGTCTCAAGAGATTGATGTTCCGGTTAAAAACAAAAGTCCAGAATTAAAAAACCCTTTTATCATTCCGGGTATTCGTAATGTAAAAATTGAGTCACAGCTTAACCCATCTTACAATTTTGATAATTTTCTAGAAGGTGAAAGTAACCGCTTGGCACGTTCAGCCGGAATGGCTGTTGCAAACAAACCCGGTGGAACCTCCTTCAACCCATTATTAATATTTGGTGGTGTAGGCTTAGGAAAAACACACCTAGCACACGCTATTGGTGTTGAAATTAAAGACAAATATCCTGAGAAAACAGTATTATATATTTCTGCTGAAAAGTTTACGCAGCAATATATAGAATCAGTAAAGAAAAATAATCGCAATGATTTTATTCATTTCTATCAAATCATTGATGTATTGATTGTAGACGACATTCAATTACTTTCTGGCAAAGCAGGAACACAAGATGTCTTTTTCCATATTTTTAATCATTTACACCAAAACGGAAAGCAAGTTATTTTAACCAGTGACAAAGCACCCGTAGATATGATGGATATTGAACAGCGATTACTTTCTCGCTTCAAGTGGGGATTATCTGCCGAGTTAAACCATCCGGATTATGACACGCGTATTGCCATCATAAAAAACAAACTGTATCGTGACGGTGTAGAAATGCCTGAAGACATTATCGAGTTTTTGGCAAATAATATAAAAACCAACATTCGAGAGCTAGAAGGCGCTATCATTTCATTAATTGCACATTCTTCTTTTAACAGAAAAGATATTACCATTGATCTTGCAAAAAAGATTGTTGATAATTATGTAAAACATACCAAGCGAGAAGTTTCTATTGATTACATTCAGAAAATTGTGAGCGAGTATTTTCAAATGGATGTTGATACACTTCAATCCAAAACTAGAAAACGCCACATTGTTCAAGCGCGTCAATTGGCTATGTTTTTTGCAAAAAAGTTGACAAAAGCTTCTCTAGCTTCTATTGGGTCTCAAATTGGGCAACGCGACCACGCTACGGTATTACACGCCTGTAAAACCGTTGACAATTTGTCCAGTACCGATAAACAATTTAGAAAATACGTAGAAGATCTCAACAAGAAGTTAACGCTCTAG